A single genomic interval of Alteromonas sp. CI.11.F.A3 harbors:
- a CDS encoding heme NO-binding domain-containing protein yields the protein MLGIVFTSLIDMLEEKVSPEFADEVIVEAELTNDGAYTAVGYYPFEEMQKILSILAAKTGKSVNELLYDFGVYLFGKLAAVHGNVLADTKDILQLLEHLDGDIHVQVRKLYPDADLPRFTVISRTDTGMRLRYFSERELYPLAEGLMDAAAVHFGCTLERETHQMSFPHTYEFSIQVV from the coding sequence ATGTTAGGGATTGTATTTACTTCGCTTATAGACATGCTAGAAGAAAAGGTATCGCCTGAATTTGCTGACGAAGTGATAGTAGAAGCTGAGTTAACTAATGATGGTGCCTATACTGCGGTCGGCTATTACCCTTTTGAAGAAATGCAGAAAATTTTATCTATTCTTGCCGCGAAAACCGGTAAGTCAGTCAATGAACTGCTTTACGATTTTGGGGTTTACCTTTTTGGTAAGTTAGCAGCAGTACACGGCAATGTACTTGCAGACACAAAAGACATTTTGCAGTTGCTAGAACACCTAGATGGTGACATTCATGTACAAGTGCGAAAACTCTATCCAGATGCTGATTTACCGCGCTTTACCGTGATATCTAGAACTGATACCGGTATGCGCTTGCGCTACTTCTCTGAACGAGAGTTATATCCCCTTGCTGAAGGGCTAATGGATGCCGCAGCGGTACATTTCGGCTGCACCCTAGAACGTGAAACTCATCAGATGTCATTCCCTCATACGTACGAATTTAGTATTCAGGTTGTGTAG